A single region of the Gilliamella apis genome encodes:
- a CDS encoding divergent polysaccharide deacetylase family protein yields MIKHLLKVGVLFLLFNANNVLAAKLALVIDDFGYRQHNEEQIISFSDNITIAVLPHSPNARRIATIAHEHGNDVIIHLPMAPLGKQPLEKDTLFPYMSELEVKRIVDDAVSRVPYAIGVNNHMGSLMTANLNGMHNVMKALSHYSMFFLDSKTIGKTQVKNAASEYNIAVIGRDVFLDDQQKEYAIARQFDLAIKMAQKNGHAIAIGHPHPQTVNVLRTKLANLPDDIELVKVSQLITTPRTKSKLKPTIKDIFEKYKKRFTDISNLNSLE; encoded by the coding sequence ATGATAAAACATCTATTAAAAGTAGGAGTATTATTTTTATTATTTAATGCTAATAATGTATTAGCAGCAAAATTAGCATTAGTTATAGATGATTTTGGTTATCGCCAGCACAATGAAGAACAGATTATTTCATTCTCCGACAACATCACAATTGCCGTTCTTCCTCATTCACCGAATGCTAGACGGATTGCGACCATTGCTCATGAACATGGTAATGATGTTATTATTCACTTACCCATGGCTCCTTTGGGGAAACAACCTCTAGAGAAAGATACTCTATTTCCCTATATGAGTGAGTTAGAAGTAAAAAGAATCGTTGATGATGCGGTCTCGCGTGTACCGTATGCGATTGGTGTGAATAATCATATGGGCAGTTTAATGACTGCAAATTTAAATGGTATGCATAACGTCATGAAGGCGTTAAGTCACTATTCAATGTTTTTTTTAGATAGTAAAACGATAGGTAAGACTCAAGTTAAAAATGCTGCAAGTGAATACAATATAGCGGTTATTGGACGCGATGTATTTTTAGATGATCAACAAAAAGAATATGCTATTGCTCGGCAGTTTGATTTGGCAATAAAAATGGCTCAAAAAAATGGACATGCCATTGCTATTGGTCACCCTCATCCACAAACCGTGAATGTCTTACGTACAAAATTAGCTAATTTACCTGACGATATTGAACTAGTAAAAGTTAGTCAGTTGATCACAACACCACGAACTAAATCTAAACTCAAACCGACAATTAAAGATATATTTGAAAAATATAAAAAACGATTTACAGATATATCAAATCTTAATTCTCTCGAATAA
- the rapZ gene encoding RNase adapter RapZ, whose product MILLIVSGRSGSGKSIALRALEDMGFYCVDNIPIALLPQLAESLKDNNTPVAVSLDIRNLPDHFDFNHDILQRLPSSVTPEIIFFDCSRNTLIRRYSETRRIHPLTNQKYSLEEAIDREETYLEPLKSHASLMINTDNLSVHELSTILRTRVLGKKERELTMIFESFGFKHGLPVDADFVFDVRFLPNPHWDINLRPLTGLDEPVKNYLLKHDEVANFIYQTANYLQQWLPMLEKNNRSYLTIAIGCTGGQHRSVFIAEQLAEFFKAQNKQVQIRHRTLEKQ is encoded by the coding sequence GTGATATTATTGATAGTTAGTGGCCGTTCAGGTTCGGGTAAATCAATTGCATTACGTGCACTAGAAGATATGGGATTTTATTGTGTTGATAATATTCCTATTGCATTATTGCCCCAACTGGCTGAATCATTAAAAGATAATAATACCCCTGTTGCGGTCAGTCTAGATATTCGAAATTTGCCTGATCATTTTGATTTTAATCATGATATTCTCCAACGTTTACCTTCTTCTGTCACACCTGAAATAATCTTTTTTGATTGTAGTCGTAATACACTGATTCGACGTTATAGCGAAACCAGACGAATACATCCACTTACCAATCAAAAATATTCATTAGAAGAAGCCATCGATCGAGAAGAAACCTATTTAGAGCCTTTAAAATCACATGCGAGTTTGATGATAAATACCGACAACCTTTCTGTTCATGAGTTATCAACTATTCTTAGAACCAGAGTTTTAGGTAAAAAAGAACGAGAATTAACCATGATCTTTGAATCATTTGGATTTAAACATGGTTTACCCGTCGATGCTGATTTTGTGTTTGACGTTAGATTTTTACCGAATCCCCATTGGGATATCAATTTACGTCCATTAACCGGCTTAGATGAACCAGTTAAAAACTATTTATTAAAACATGATGAGGTAGCGAATTTCATTTATCAAACCGCCAATTATCTACAACAATGGTTGCCAATGTTAGAAAAAAATAACCGTAGCTACCTGACTATTGCCATTGGTTGTACTGGTGGACAACACCGCTCTGTATTTATCGCTGAACAATTAGCCGAGTTTTTTAAAGCGCAAAATAAACAAGTTCAAATTCGTCATCGTACGCTTGAAAAGCAATAA